One genomic window of Deltaproteobacteria bacterium includes the following:
- the lgt gene encoding prolipoprotein diacylglyceryl transferase, with translation MTMYPILFKLGPVSIFTYGFFLALAFLCGIGMAGREAKRLGVRVEQIYDLCFWIVLAALIGSRLLHILMAPSYFLAHPLEIFKLWKGGLAFQGGVFLAVIVSIVYMRQHQMPILGTFDILAVGAPLGQSIGRIGCFMAGCCYGRPGDLPWCVTFTHPATLAPQGIPIHPTQLYESLLALGNFGIILWLRQRKSFDGQLTGAYLALAGLIRFGVEFFRGDYRGPVLMAKMPLTQVIALVLAVGVGGWLLWRSWQVHSEKRDSLHTPKP, from the coding sequence ATGACAATGTATCCCATCCTGTTTAAATTGGGTCCGGTGTCGATCTTCACCTATGGTTTTTTTCTGGCCCTGGCCTTTTTATGTGGCATTGGTATGGCCGGTCGGGAGGCCAAACGGCTAGGCGTCCGGGTGGAGCAAATTTATGATCTGTGTTTCTGGATCGTCCTGGCCGCCCTGATCGGCTCCCGATTATTGCATATCTTAATGGCTCCGTCTTATTTTCTGGCCCATCCCCTGGAAATCTTCAAGCTCTGGAAAGGCGGCCTTGCCTTCCAGGGCGGGGTCTTCCTGGCGGTGATCGTATCTATCGTTTATATGCGCCAGCATCAGATGCCTATCCTGGGAACCTTTGATATCCTGGCGGTCGGCGCACCGTTAGGGCAGTCTATCGGCCGCATCGGCTGCTTTATGGCCGGTTGCTGTTATGGCCGGCCCGGCGATCTGCCCTGGTGCGTCACCTTTACCCATCCGGCCACCCTGGCTCCCCAGGGAATCCCTATTCATCCCACCCAACTTTACGAATCGCTGCTGGCCCTGGGTAATTTTGGCATCATCTTGTGGCTGCGCCAACGCAAAAGTTTTGATGGCCAGTTGACCGGCGCCTATCTGGCCTTAGCCGGGTTGATCCGGTTCGGGGTAGAATTTTTCCGGGGCGATTATCGCGGCCCGGTGCTGATGGCGAAAATGCCCCTGACTCAGGTTATTGCCCTGGTTCTGGCCGTTGGGGTCGGAGGCTGGCTGTTGT
- the lspA gene encoding signal peptidase II, which translates to MTISRRFLSPKYRLLMLIVGAGVGLDQLSKAVICLALSRFAIVPVIPGFFNLVHVHNRGAAFGLLANWPEAYASIFFSFATLIVLAVLAYLFFRLPGNDYWAATGYSLIIAGALGNLIDRVRLGEVIDFLDFYVGRYHWPAFNVADSLICLGAGLLCLVIWRAEGHDNVSHPV; encoded by the coding sequence TGACCATTTCCAGGCGGTTCCTGTCCCCGAAATATCGGCTCTTGATGCTAATAGTTGGTGCGGGGGTGGGGCTGGATCAGCTCAGCAAGGCAGTCATCTGTCTGGCTTTGTCCCGCTTTGCCATAGTCCCGGTTATTCCAGGGTTTTTTAACCTGGTTCATGTCCACAATCGGGGTGCCGCCTTCGGACTGCTGGCCAACTGGCCCGAGGCCTATGCCAGCATTTTTTTTAGTTTTGCCACCCTGATCGTTTTGGCGGTATTGGCCTATCTGTTCTTTCGGCTGCCAGGAAACGACTACTGGGCCGCGACCGGCTACAGTCTGATCATTGCCGGAGCCTTGGGAAACCTGATCGACCGGGTGCGTTTGGGGGAGGTAATTGATTTTCTAGACTTTTATGTGGGCCGCTACCACTGGCCGGCCTTTAACGTGGCGGACAGCCTCATCTGCCTGGGGGCTGGTCTTTTGTGCCTGGTTATCTGGCGTGCGGAGGGACATGACAATGTATCCCATCCTGTTTAA